tgaagaattTCACGAAAATTAAATGGTTACGACTAAACAAAGATGCACAAGTCTTATATGGTGGAACTTCACCTTTTGATAGGACCATCAGGATGCAATCCAATGGCATCTAAGGTACCTTTATCCATAACAAGCTGAAACTTCCTATCTAACTTTGTTTCAAGAATGTCATCGACCTGGAAAACAATTAAAAGCGGAGTCAACTGCTTATGAAAATAATGAATTAACAAGAGAGAACAAGGATAGCCATTGGGCTTTTCTTGTAACTTTTTACCATATGCATTAATGGAGACAACCAAGATTTGCATACTTAATAAAACAACTGACTGCCACAATCAACACATAAACAAGTTGTTCACCCTAAAGGCTATTTCACGGTTTCACTCAATCAACCATGCCAAATAAATTTATCCCCAAGCTTTTATGTCTTCCCATGGGAACTATATCAAGGTTCTCTTTCTTAGAAAGGGAAAGATTTGTACAAGTTTCATGATAAGAAAGGACCAAACAAGAATCACTTTTGGATGCCCCATAGCATAGTGACATGATTTTAGAACCACAATTTAAGAACAAGCACTCAGCAATCACCATGCACAAGGTAGGGATTTACAGAGCGAAAAAGTATGAAATACAAATAGTGATAAGCTTATCTTAGTGTTCTTAAAAAATAGGTGCACCTTGCAcccaaaagaaataaaaaaaatttaaaaaaaatacaaagacAAAAGTCCAAACAATAAAGTTTGAATCCTCAAAACCAAAAGGCAAATTACCAAGAATTTGATATCAGGGAAACCATCGCGATCAGCAAGATTTCGAGCAAGGTCAACTGCTCCTTCACTATAGTCAGTTCCAGTGAGATCAGAGAACCTAATTCAACCATATAGTTAGTAAACTCTAAGATgcagtataattatatatttgcaATAAAATTATACCGGACATCCCCAATGCAGAATTCATTGTTTTGTTAACCTCAAGGGCAGGTATAGAAGTACAATATCAATTACTTATTATTAGTGCTGGCTACAGAATATAAAAACTTACCCCTGTTTAGCAAGCTCTTGAAGAAGCAAGCCGTTGCCAGTCCCAATGTCAAGCACACTCCATTTAGACAAGTCTTTTTCATGATGCCCGGCAGGAATTGAATTGGTATCCCCTATGTGATTTGGAAAGTGACCTAGGGCAATATCAATGCACAAGCTTTTGGTCCAGGAGCCAACAGTTTCCATTACATCAGCACCAAACCTATGAAGCCAAAACAAAACCCAAAATATCTAATTAGAAACAGTAGCAGCAGCTGCaagaacaacaatattaatgatGAAATCCATGAGGATGATGTGAGCTTAACTTGATCCCACTTTTCATCTTGCAGCAAAACAGTGTGTATTAAACCTTAAAAGAAAAGCTTCTAACTTTTTATAACCAATCAATTTAGTGGGAACCAACAACGATTGCTAGATCTAACCCAACTTCAAGGTGTGCCACTAAAGTTTCAAGAAATACTACTTGAAGCTTTGAAATACTTACCAGACTTCACCAGCATGGCCATGCTCTCGAAAATTTGCCAATTCATCAGCATATGCGGAATCCCAATAAGTCTGGAAACCAAGCATTGAAGAAACTCCTTCTGCATCTTGATCTTCTTTGTCAGAACTGCAGAGTGAAAAAGAGCCAATTGCTTACAATCAAACAATGCAAgctaaaatacaaaaaatttcaacagTAGCCGGACAAAATCATGCAAAAACATTTCAAATCAGATATCTCACGATCTACCTCTCACCAAATATAACTCTGAAGTTAAAGATCTGATAGCATTACTCAACTCAGTTCAATAAGCCCAATCTAGTTGAGATCAGATACTAAGATACACAGGCCTTTGTCTCCTTTCCCCGTCCTAATAACTAATAAATCCGACCATGATCTATCATACCTTTCTCGTTCAGAATTTCATGTATGATGATCCACTTgttcaaaatttgataaaaagaaataaaattaagggCTTGATTAAATAGATTGCATCAACGAAATTCAACAAGATATATTTCTGttaaattttcaaacatttcCATCTAGCGCAGAtgacaatttaattatttagagAAAAGAAAAGCCGAACTTCCATATTTCACGGAAAAATAGAGCAGCGAAGATCGTGTCATTGAGCGATAAGAGAAACCTGTAGTCAGAAGCGGCTCTGTAACTGGCCGCTGAAAGAGCTTCAGTGGCATCAGCGTGACGCTGCTCGTCGTCAAGGGTACTCCCGTACTCGCTCTTTATAGACCAGGAGTCCGCGGCCACGGACCGGTCGTCGTCGGAAATCAAGTCGGCTGCTGCCGTAGGTCTGACCTGCGCAGTATCGGATTCTTCCGGTGTCAATTTCATTCCGGCCATACTCAATCGGAGAGAAGGAGGAAGGAAAACCCTAAGTTAACAGAAACAGTAAATTGAGAAACGCAGGGCGGCGAAGAGAGTGATGTCGTGAGGTTGACAAAGATGGAAAGGGCATTGGATATTCATTCAGCTGATCTGCGACCACGTAGGACTTTAGGGATTAATTTGTCATTTCACTATTATTtccatttctatttttgtttttttttaaggataaaaatatttccaaaattttcaaattcttttttttttttttctattttaccccatgctttaaaataaataaatggttgaagatttttcatttttccatatcCTATGTCGCACACAACAACACATATCATAACCCTTCATATATACACGCAGgcttttaatttttcccaatTAATTTCATACATATATCTGTCTTTTTTAATGCACCAGATTGGTTCTCATGTTTTTATGGGAGGAGTGGTTCTCATTGGAACatcaccctatatatatatatatggtggatTTCATAATTGTCTCGAGTCAGGTTGAAGATATCTAGATGATCTTCAACGAGATacaaaacaaatgaataatTGTGAGTGAAACATTCTAAGTGGCACCTATTATCCACTTGTTGCATATTGTGTgggaaaactttaaaaactaCTTGAAGCACAAGTGGAATGAGATGATTCAAAATTGAGGATGACAACAAGAAAAGTGCTAAGGCCAATATTGTGGTGGAGTGTGGCAAAACCTCCAAGAACaccaaaaaggaaaaacaaaagcTTGGTCCtaaaggtagcgtttcaaataATAAGTTTTTGTTGTATGCTTGACCAGCCACATGAACGT
This portion of the Ipomoea triloba cultivar NCNSP0323 chromosome 5, ASM357664v1 genome encodes:
- the LOC116021089 gene encoding EEF1A lysine methyltransferase 2 gives rise to the protein MAGMKLTPEESDTAQVRPTAAADLISDDDRSVAADSWSIKSEYGSTLDDEQRHADATEALSAASYRAASDYSSDKEDQDAEGVSSMLGFQTYWDSAYADELANFREHGHAGEVWFGADVMETVGSWTKSLCIDIALGHFPNHIGDTNSIPAGHHEKDLSKWSVLDIGTGNGLLLQELAKQGFSDLTGTDYSEGAVDLARNLADRDGFPDIKFLVDDILETKLDRKFQLVMDKGTLDAIGLHPDGPIKRIMYWDSISKLVAPGGLLVITSCNSTKDELVEEVSAFNLNQRRNPGSQELEGTQEQETPRDPPPFRYLDHVRSYPTFMFGGSVGSRVATVGFIRI